A DNA window from Massilia putida contains the following coding sequences:
- the hrcA gene encoding heat-inducible transcriptional repressor HrcA, producing MQLDNRAQTLLKALVERYIADGQPVGSRALSKISGLDLSPATIRNIMADLEEMGYVASPHTSAGRIPTPRGYRLFVDTLLTVQQIDENAVEASMRLPAHQPQKVIANAAQMLSSLSQFAGVVQSPRRESAFQQIEFLRLSEKRILLVIVDPRGDVQNRLLLTDVDYTPAQLTQSANYLNQHFAGLSFDEVRRNLTGELQQLRDDMGRLMQAAVEAGSEALAETDDMVIAGERNLLSVADLSSNMSSLRQMFEMFEQKTGLMQLLDVSSKAGGVQIFIGGESKLVPMDEMSVVTAPYEVNGKIVGTLGVIGPTRMAYERVIPIVDITAKLLSNALSHS from the coding sequence ATGCAACTCGATAACCGTGCACAAACCCTGCTGAAAGCCCTGGTCGAGCGCTACATCGCCGACGGCCAGCCGGTCGGCTCGCGCGCGCTGTCGAAGATTTCCGGGCTCGACCTGTCGCCGGCCACGATCCGCAACATCATGGCCGATCTCGAGGAAATGGGGTACGTCGCCAGTCCGCACACGTCGGCCGGCCGCATTCCCACGCCGCGCGGCTACCGCCTGTTCGTCGACACGCTGCTCACCGTGCAGCAGATCGACGAGAACGCCGTCGAGGCCAGCATGCGCCTGCCCGCGCACCAGCCGCAGAAGGTGATCGCCAACGCGGCCCAGATGCTGTCGTCGCTGTCGCAGTTCGCCGGCGTCGTGCAGAGCCCGCGGCGCGAATCGGCGTTCCAGCAGATCGAATTCCTGCGCCTGTCGGAAAAGCGCATCCTGCTCGTCATCGTCGACCCGCGCGGCGACGTGCAGAACCGCCTGCTGCTGACCGACGTCGACTACACGCCGGCGCAGCTGACGCAATCGGCCAATTACCTGAACCAGCATTTCGCCGGCCTGTCGTTCGACGAGGTGCGCAGGAACCTGACGGGCGAGCTGCAGCAGTTGCGCGACGATATGGGACGCCTGATGCAGGCCGCGGTGGAAGCGGGCAGCGAGGCGCTGGCCGAGACGGACGATATGGTCATCGCCGGCGAGCGCAACCTGCTCTCGGTGGCCGACCTGTCGTCCAACATGAGCTCGCTACGCCAGATGTTCGAGATGTTCGAGCAGAAGACGGGCCTCATGCAGCTGCTCGACGTGTCCAGCAAGGCCGGCGGCGTGCAGATCTTCATCGGCGGCGAATCGAAGCTGGTGCCGATGGACGAGATGAGCGTCGTCACCGCGCCGTACGAGGTGAACGGCAAGATCGTCGGCACCCTCGGCGTCATCGGCCCCACGCGCATGGCCTACGAGCGCGTGATTCCGATCGTCGACATCACGGCCAAGCTGCTGTCGAACGCGCTGAGCCACTCCTGA
- the fur gene encoding ferric iron uptake transcriptional regulator: MSHNPTDLKASGLKATLPRLKILEIFQNSAVRHLTAEDVYKTLLNENMDVGLATVYRVLTQFEQAGLLNRNHFETGKAIYELNAGSHHDHLVCLDCGHVEEFYDDEIESRQQKIAAERGFKIAEHALAIYGHCQKTDCPHRH, from the coding sequence ATGAGCCACAATCCAACCGACCTGAAAGCCAGCGGCCTGAAAGCAACCTTGCCTCGGCTAAAAATCCTGGAAATTTTCCAGAACAGCGCGGTGCGGCACCTGACGGCGGAAGACGTCTACAAGACCCTGCTGAACGAAAACATGGACGTGGGCCTGGCGACCGTCTACCGGGTGCTGACCCAGTTCGAACAAGCCGGCCTGTTGAACCGCAATCACTTTGAAACCGGCAAGGCAATCTACGAGCTGAACGCCGGCTCGCACCACGACCACCTCGTCTGCCTGGACTGCGGCCACGTGGAAGAGTTCTACGACGACGAAATCGAAAGCCGCCAACAGAAGATCGCCGCCGAACGCGGCTTCAAGATCGCCGAGCACGCCCTCGCCATCTACGGCCACTGCCAGAAGACCGACTGCCCGCACCGGCATTGA
- the dapB gene encoding 4-hydroxy-tetrahydrodipicolinate reductase, with the protein MTQLKIAVAGASGRMGRMLIETIAAAPDAKLTGALDREGNPFINSDAGAFSGQLTGVVIQSDLDKGLADADFLIDFTRPEGTLRHLEYCAAHGIKMIIGTTGFDDAGKAAIRAAAEKTAIMFAPNMSIGVNVTMKLLELAAKNFAEGYDIEIIEAHHRHKVDAPSGTALKMGEVIADALGRDLKACAVYGREGVTGERDPSTIGFATVRGGDIVGDHTVLFAGIGERIEISHKSSSRVSYAQGSLRAARFLADKATGLYDMQDVLGLKG; encoded by the coding sequence ATGACGCAACTGAAAATCGCCGTTGCCGGCGCCAGCGGCCGCATGGGCCGCATGCTGATCGAAACCATCGCCGCCGCGCCGGACGCCAAGCTGACCGGCGCCCTCGACCGCGAAGGCAACCCGTTCATCAATTCGGACGCCGGCGCGTTTTCCGGCCAGCTGACCGGTGTCGTGATCCAGTCCGACCTGGACAAGGGCCTGGCGGACGCCGACTTCCTGATCGACTTCACGCGCCCGGAAGGCACGCTGCGCCACCTGGAATACTGCGCCGCGCACGGCATCAAGATGATCATCGGCACCACCGGTTTCGATGACGCCGGCAAGGCCGCCATCCGCGCCGCCGCCGAGAAGACCGCGATCATGTTCGCCCCGAACATGAGCATCGGCGTGAACGTCACGATGAAGCTGCTCGAACTGGCGGCCAAGAACTTCGCCGAGGGCTATGACATCGAGATCATCGAAGCCCACCACCGCCACAAGGTCGACGCGCCGTCCGGCACGGCGCTCAAAATGGGCGAAGTGATCGCCGACGCCCTCGGCCGCGACTTGAAGGCATGCGCCGTCTATGGCCGCGAAGGCGTGACGGGCGAGCGCGACCCGTCGACGATCGGCTTTGCCACCGTGCGCGGCGGCGACATCGTGGGCGACCACACGGTGCTGTTCGCGGGCATCGGCGAGCGCATCGAGATCAGCCACAAATCGAGCAGCCGCGTCAGCTACGCCCAGGGCTCGCTGCGCGCCGCGCGTTTCCTGGCTGACAAGGCGACCGGCCTCTACGACATGCAGGACGTGCTGGGCCTCAAGGGCTGA
- a CDS encoding outer membrane protein assembly factor BamE has translation MRINVVLHRSHARAALVAGLACMTLALSGCAAWRNQTQPAAPVSTAPDAVAADAGKSAAIANSGAQTTTVTKLQKFLWIFSPYRPDIQQGNFVSQEMLNQLKVGQTRDQVKFILGTPLLQDAFHKDRWDYPFYLARGNGELTTSRVTVYFKDDKVDHFDGGNLPTEREYINRLIGISKYETKSEQESLDELKRKRDEAAKGGGRGE, from the coding sequence ATGCGCATTAACGTCGTTTTACATCGTTCCCACGCCCGGGCAGCGCTCGTGGCCGGCCTCGCCTGCATGACGTTGGCGCTGTCCGGCTGCGCCGCCTGGCGCAACCAGACCCAGCCGGCCGCGCCGGTGAGCACCGCCCCCGACGCGGTCGCCGCCGATGCCGGCAAGTCCGCGGCAATCGCGAATTCGGGCGCGCAGACGACGACCGTCACCAAGCTGCAGAAATTCCTCTGGATCTTCTCGCCATACCGCCCGGACATCCAGCAGGGCAATTTCGTGTCGCAGGAAATGCTGAACCAGCTGAAGGTCGGCCAGACCCGCGATCAAGTGAAATTCATCCTCGGCACGCCGCTGCTGCAGGACGCCTTCCACAAGGACCGCTGGGATTATCCGTTCTACCTCGCGCGCGGCAACGGCGAGCTGACCACCAGCCGCGTCACCGTCTATTTCAAGGATGACAAGGTCGACCACTTCGACGGCGGCAACCTGCCGACGGAGCGCGAATACATCAATCGCCTGATCGGCATCTCGAAATACGAAACCAAGTCCGAACAGGAATCGTTGGACGAACTCAAGCGCAAGCGCGACGAGGCGGCCAAAGGCGGCGGACGGGGGGAATAA
- a CDS encoding HAD family hydrolase: MNTRRAWPKAILFDLDDTLWPIAPVILQAEETLFAWLREHAPRVAERFTIDTLRQARLELLARKPEFHLDLGKLRRAGLVDAFQAAGEDAAKVEHAMAQFFAARNAVVPYDDVLPGLLKLKSRVLVGSISNGNADLRTIGLSHHFKVSVAAPQFGVAKPDAAIFLAACKELGVAPEDAVYVGDDVLLDVQGAQRAGLRAVWMNRTGSTKHLEHEVVPDAIVRDFDELIDWLRREHEQERG, encoded by the coding sequence ATGAACACCCGCCGTGCCTGGCCCAAAGCCATCCTGTTCGACCTCGACGACACGTTGTGGCCGATCGCCCCCGTCATCCTGCAGGCGGAAGAGACGCTGTTCGCGTGGCTGCGCGAGCACGCGCCGCGCGTGGCCGAGCGCTTCACCATCGACACCCTGCGCCAGGCGCGCCTGGAACTGCTGGCGCGCAAGCCGGAATTCCACCTCGACCTCGGCAAGCTGCGCCGCGCCGGCCTGGTCGACGCGTTCCAGGCGGCGGGCGAGGATGCCGCCAAGGTCGAGCATGCGATGGCGCAGTTTTTCGCCGCGCGCAATGCCGTGGTCCCCTACGACGACGTCCTGCCGGGCTTGTTGAAGCTGAAGAGCCGCGTGCTGGTCGGCTCGATTTCGAACGGCAATGCCGACCTGCGGACGATCGGCCTGTCGCACCATTTCAAGGTGTCGGTGGCGGCGCCCCAGTTCGGCGTGGCCAAGCCGGACGCGGCCATCTTCCTGGCCGCCTGCAAGGAATTGGGCGTGGCGCCCGAGGATGCGGTCTATGTCGGCGACGACGTGCTGCTCGACGTGCAGGGCGCCCAGCGTGCCGGCCTGCGCGCCGTGTGGATGAACCGCACGGGCTCGACCAAGCACCTGGAGCACGAGGTGGTGCCGGATGCGATCGTGCGCGACTTCGACGAGCTGATCGATTGGCTCAGGCGCGAACACGAGCAAGAGCGCGGTTAA
- a CDS encoding barstar family protein, whose translation MATVELNGAAITDAESFHVESQRAFGFPDSYAHTMDSWVDCLSYLRDEDGMSSVRLKKDEVLHIVVTHSEALRERAPDVLEEMAFCIIGINERYEDYGEKPALELELR comes from the coding sequence ATGGCCACCGTCGAGCTCAACGGCGCCGCGATCACCGACGCGGAAAGCTTTCACGTCGAGAGCCAGCGTGCGTTCGGCTTTCCCGATTCGTATGCGCACACCATGGATTCCTGGGTCGATTGCCTGAGCTATCTGCGCGACGAGGACGGCATGAGCAGCGTCCGGCTCAAGAAGGACGAGGTGCTGCACATCGTCGTGACGCACTCGGAAGCCCTGCGCGAACGGGCGCCGGACGTGCTGGAAGAGATGGCCTTTTGCATCATCGGCATCAACGAGCGCTACGAGGACTACGGCGAGAAGCCGGCCCTGGAACTCGAGCTCCGTTAA